From a region of the Caldisericum sp. genome:
- the uvrB gene encoding excinuclease ABC subunit UvrB: MEEFKLVSDFKPTGDQPEAIEKLVEGIKKGYKFQTLLGVTGSGKTFTMANVIARVQKPTLIISHNKTLAAQLYSEFRRFFPENAVHYFVSYYDFYQPEAYVPQIDLYIAKNADVNEDIARLRHATVRALLERRDVIVVASVSCIYGWDSPEEYKEQLFTIKVGEKINRLTIAMNLARLQYERNDINFKSGVFRMRGDVIDVFPKESETAIRIELFGDEVDSIVEFDPLTNELIRKYSSFTFFPAAQFITTQERIRKYVDEIMKELEMRVQFFKSRGKFVEAQRLEERTKYDLEMLLNTGYCTGIENYSRYFSGRKPGEEPYTLLNFFPEDYLLFIDESHITVPQLRGMYHGDHDRKLTLVKYGFRLPSALDNRPLRFEEFLGHVNQCIFVSATPSEYELSISENVAEQLIRPTGLVDPEVEVRPQKNQIEDLIKEIEARAAKGERVIVNTLTKKFAEDLTNYLVEKGIKAKYLHSDIKTLERVEILKGLRSGEFDCIVGVNLLREGLDLPEVSLVAILDADKEGFLRSETSLIQLMGRASRNVSGKVILYAEEVSDAMKKAMQETNRRREKQLKYNKEHGITPKTIRKAITDLIDLPWKKEEELQDVIKVENLSYEEFMALITELEEEMHLKAEVLEFEEAIKIRDKINKLIEEYKKIYPNLRRRK, encoded by the coding sequence ATGGAAGAATTTAAACTTGTTTCTGATTTTAAGCCTACAGGTGATCAACCCGAGGCAATAGAAAAACTTGTTGAGGGAATTAAAAAAGGCTATAAGTTTCAGACTCTACTCGGTGTTACGGGTTCTGGCAAGACCTTTACAATGGCGAATGTTATTGCAAGAGTCCAAAAACCTACCCTTATTATTTCACACAACAAAACACTTGCAGCACAACTCTATTCAGAATTTAGAAGATTTTTCCCTGAGAATGCTGTCCACTATTTTGTAAGTTACTATGACTTTTATCAACCCGAAGCGTATGTCCCGCAGATTGACCTTTATATTGCAAAGAATGCTGATGTTAATGAGGATATTGCAAGACTAAGACACGCAACTGTAAGGGCGTTGCTCGAAAGACGGGATGTGATTGTCGTTGCCTCGGTATCATGTATTTACGGATGGGATTCACCTGAAGAGTACAAAGAGCAGTTGTTTACAATAAAGGTTGGCGAAAAAATAAACAGGCTCACAATTGCTATGAATCTCGCAAGGCTTCAATATGAAAGAAATGATATCAATTTTAAAAGCGGTGTTTTTAGAATGCGCGGCGATGTAATCGATGTGTTCCCTAAAGAGTCAGAGACTGCAATAAGAATTGAACTATTTGGAGATGAGGTTGACTCAATTGTTGAGTTTGACCCTCTTACAAATGAACTTATAAGAAAGTACTCCTCTTTTACATTTTTCCCTGCGGCGCAGTTTATAACAACACAGGAACGTATAAGGAAATATGTTGATGAAATAATGAAGGAACTTGAAATGCGTGTCCAGTTCTTTAAATCAAGAGGAAAATTTGTAGAGGCACAGCGTCTTGAAGAGAGAACAAAATATGACCTTGAAATGCTTCTTAACACAGGATATTGCACAGGCATTGAAAATTACTCAAGATACTTTTCAGGGCGAAAGCCTGGCGAGGAACCTTACACCCTTTTGAATTTCTTTCCCGAGGACTATCTTCTTTTTATTGACGAGTCGCACATAACTGTTCCTCAACTACGAGGGATGTACCATGGTGACCACGATAGGAAACTTACCCTTGTAAAATATGGTTTTAGGCTTCCTTCTGCGCTTGATAACCGCCCCCTTCGTTTTGAAGAGTTTTTAGGTCATGTAAATCAGTGCATCTTCGTTTCTGCAACTCCATCGGAGTACGAACTCTCTATAAGTGAGAATGTCGCTGAACAATTAATCCGACCTACTGGTCTTGTCGACCCTGAAGTTGAGGTGCGTCCACAAAAGAATCAAATTGAAGATTTGATAAAGGAAATAGAGGCACGGGCAGCAAAGGGCGAAAGAGTAATAGTAAACACATTAACGAAAAAATTTGCAGAAGATTTGACTAATTATCTTGTCGAAAAGGGAATAAAGGCAAAGTACTTACACTCTGACATTAAGACGCTTGAGAGAGTTGAGATACTAAAGGGCCTGAGGTCTGGTGAATTTGATTGTATTGTTGGTGTAAACCTTCTTCGTGAAGGGCTTGATTTGCCTGAAGTGTCTCTTGTTGCAATACTCGATGCGGATAAAGAAGGATTTTTAAGGAGCGAAACATCGCTTATCCAGCTTATGGGTCGTGCATCAAGGAATGTTTCAGGAAAGGTAATTTTGTATGCCGAGGAAGTTTCTGACGCAATGAAAAAGGCGATGCAGGAGACAAACAGAAGAAGAGAAAAACAACTTAAATACAATAAGGAGCATGGTATTACTCCAAAAACTATAAGAAAAGCGATTACAGACCTTATAGACCTTCCCTGGAAAAAGGAAGAGGAGTTGCAAGATGTCATTAAGGTAGAAAACCTTTCTTATGAAGAGTTTATGGCTTTGATTACAGAACTTGAGGAGGAAATGCACCTAAAGGCGGAAGTTCTTGAGTTTGAGGAGGCGATAAAAATAAGAGACAAGATTAATAAATTGATAGAAGAATATAAGAAAATTTATCCAAATTTAAGGAGGAGAAAGTGA
- a CDS encoding patatin-like phospholipase family protein: MKIAFALGSGGPKGLAHIGIMKVLLGEGILPSIITGSSIGALIGGAYAKLGSIEKVEKIATSSDMKTVLTVLFDPTLKMGIVRGKKVTNFIEKNIGDAEISSLVPKFFPVATNFNTGESFVFESGSLVTGIRASISIPIFFEPVRYKDFLLMDGGLSEQVPVKVAKEKGADFVIAVNLYGKLSETPYRKVSSVNFYKIFSDSIDILQYNLAKENCRDADVVIAPDVQDIGWDYFWKPAEVIERGVKAAVEKIPEIEEKLKNKK; the protein is encoded by the coding sequence GTGAAAATAGCATTTGCGCTGGGAAGTGGTGGTCCTAAAGGGCTTGCACATATAGGGATAATGAAGGTATTACTTGGAGAGGGAATACTTCCTTCGATAATAACTGGTTCAAGCATTGGTGCTCTAATTGGTGGTGCATACGCAAAACTTGGCAGTATCGAAAAAGTCGAGAAAATTGCAACATCTTCGGATATGAAGACGGTACTTACAGTTTTGTTTGACCCAACTCTTAAGATGGGAATTGTTAGGGGGAAGAAGGTTACAAACTTCATAGAGAAAAATATTGGTGATGCTGAAATTTCAAGTCTTGTGCCAAAGTTTTTTCCTGTTGCAACGAATTTTAATACAGGTGAATCTTTTGTTTTTGAAAGTGGAAGCCTTGTAACAGGTATTAGAGCGAGCATTTCAATACCAATATTTTTTGAACCTGTTAGATATAAGGATTTTCTTCTTATGGACGGTGGGTTGTCAGAGCAAGTTCCTGTGAAAGTTGCAAAAGAAAAAGGAGCAGATTTCGTAATTGCTGTGAATCTATATGGAAAGTTATCTGAAACCCCATACAGAAAAGTTAGTTCTGTTAATTTTTACAAGATATTTTCTGACTCAATTGATATACTTCAGTATAATCTTGCAAAAGAGAATTGCAGAGACGCAGATGTTGTGATCGCACCAGATGTTCAGGACATAGGGTGGGATTATTTCTGGAAGCCTGCAGAGGTTATTGAAAGAGGTGTTAAAGCGGCAGTTGAAAAAATTCCTGAAATAGAGGAAAAACTAAAGAACAAAAAATAA